In a single window of the Nicotiana tomentosiformis chromosome 10, ASM39032v3, whole genome shotgun sequence genome:
- the LOC138900402 gene encoding uncharacterized protein, which produces MAEYEACILGLRLVVDMNVQELLVIGDSDLLVHQVLGEWATKNTKILPYLHCVQEPIKRFTKIEFKHVPRIQNEFANALATLSSMIQHLDKNFIDPIPIGIHKQPTYCAHVEEAFDGNPWFHDIKEYLGKGEYPENATHTQKRTLRRLANRFFQSRGILYRRTHDLIKHRNSTAYRLQMNGAVEATNKNIKKILREMVDNYKQWHEKLPFALLGYCTTVRTSTEEPH; this is translated from the exons atggcagaatatgaggcctgcatcctgggactcaggttggtcgttgacatgaacgttcaggagttgctggtaatcggagattcagatTTATTAGTACACCAGgtactaggagaatgggctactaagaacaccaaaatattaccatacttgcattgtgtacAGGAGccgatcaagaggttcacaaaaatagaattcaaacatgtgccaaggattcagaatgagttcgcaAATGCGTTagctaccttgtcttccatgatacaacacctagACAAGAATTTTATTGATCCTAtaccaataggaattcataagcaaccaacttattgtgctcatgttgaagaggcATTTgacggaaatccatggttccacgacatcaaggaatatttgggaaagggagaatatccagagaatgctacacacactcagaagcgcacgcttcgaagattggcTAACCGTTTCTTTCAAAGcagaggaattctgtatagaaggactcatGATTtg atcaagcatcggaATTCCACGGCATACAGGTtgcaaatgaatggagccgtagaagccaccaacaagaacatcaagaagatattgagggaaatggtggacaactacaagcaatggcacgaaAAGCTACCATTTGCTTTGCTCGGATACTGCACCACAGTTCGTACATCAACCGAGGAACCTCACTAG